The following are from one region of the Pseudodesulfovibrio piezophilus C1TLV30 genome:
- the ftsH gene encoding ATP-dependent zinc metalloprotease FtsH, producing MNSHMKNLVIWAIIFVLMVVLFNLFNQPPVPQNTPSYSEFLSMVDSGNIAEVKIQGPRISGVKTSGEKFQIYTPQDPNLIDTLIKKGVEVKAEPPDESPWYMTMLLSWFPMLLLIGVWIFFMRQMQGGGSGGRGAMSFGRSKARLISEETAKVTFEDVAGVDEAKEELSEVVDFLREPRKFTRLGGRIPKGVLLVGSPGTGKTLLARAVAGEAGVPFYTISGSDFVEMFVGVGASRVRDLFAQGKKNAPCLIFIDEIDAVGRQRGAGLGGGHDEREQTLNQLLVEMDGFESNEGVILVAATNRPDVLDPALLRPGRFDRQVVVPNPDLRGRERILQVHSRKTPLSSEVDLATIARGTPGFSGADLENLVNEAALQAAKADKDQIGMSDFEEAKDKLMMGGRERRSLIMTDEEKRTTAYHEAGHALVGKLMPKADPVHKVTIIPRGRALGVTLYLPEEEQLTISKEYLQARMACGMGGRVAELLIFNHLTTGASNDIKQTTRIAHNMVCVWGMSDKLGPLDFGDNQEQVFLGKEIGHNKNYGEETAKMIDAEVRRFVEEAHETAMTLLTDNRDKLEAIAQALLERETISSKEIDLLMEGKDLPPMENNTGTPSGGSPASSGGNGVTHSDSANAGYKPMSEENTPENDSSEASSGEDFILDEADDPSKPGGDGSSKIQ from the coding sequence TTGAACAGCCATATGAAAAATCTGGTTATTTGGGCAATCATCTTTGTTTTGATGGTCGTCCTTTTCAATCTTTTCAATCAACCACCTGTGCCACAAAATACGCCGTCCTATAGTGAATTCCTCTCTATGGTGGACAGTGGCAACATCGCCGAGGTGAAAATCCAGGGACCACGAATCTCCGGCGTGAAAACGTCTGGTGAAAAGTTCCAGATTTATACCCCGCAAGACCCGAATCTTATAGACACGCTTATCAAGAAGGGTGTTGAGGTCAAGGCGGAACCGCCGGATGAATCCCCATGGTATATGACCATGCTTCTATCATGGTTTCCCATGCTTCTGCTCATCGGTGTTTGGATATTCTTCATGCGCCAAATGCAGGGTGGGGGGAGTGGCGGACGCGGAGCCATGAGCTTCGGTCGGTCCAAAGCACGTCTAATAAGTGAAGAAACCGCCAAGGTTACGTTTGAAGACGTTGCCGGTGTGGATGAAGCCAAGGAAGAGCTTTCCGAGGTAGTCGATTTCCTTCGGGAACCACGTAAATTCACTCGGTTGGGTGGGCGAATCCCCAAGGGTGTCCTGCTTGTCGGGAGTCCTGGTACAGGTAAAACCTTGCTGGCGAGAGCCGTTGCAGGAGAAGCTGGAGTCCCGTTTTATACCATCTCCGGTTCCGATTTTGTCGAGATGTTTGTTGGCGTCGGAGCTTCTCGGGTTCGAGATCTCTTTGCCCAAGGTAAAAAGAATGCTCCCTGCCTGATTTTTATTGATGAGATCGACGCCGTCGGTCGTCAGCGTGGCGCCGGTTTGGGTGGCGGGCATGATGAACGGGAACAGACACTCAACCAATTACTGGTGGAGATGGATGGTTTCGAGTCTAACGAGGGCGTTATTCTTGTTGCTGCGACAAATAGGCCTGATGTTCTTGATCCGGCTTTGCTTCGACCAGGACGTTTTGATCGTCAGGTTGTAGTCCCTAATCCTGATCTGCGCGGGCGTGAACGGATTCTTCAGGTACATAGTCGAAAAACACCACTGTCTTCGGAAGTGGACTTGGCTACTATCGCCCGCGGTACTCCCGGATTTTCCGGCGCAGACCTGGAGAACCTTGTCAACGAAGCAGCTCTCCAGGCTGCCAAGGCTGACAAGGATCAGATTGGTATGTCGGATTTCGAAGAAGCCAAGGACAAGCTCATGATGGGTGGCCGAGAGCGGCGCAGCCTTATTATGACCGACGAAGAGAAGCGCACGACTGCTTACCATGAAGCTGGTCATGCGCTGGTCGGGAAGTTGATGCCTAAGGCTGATCCGGTTCACAAGGTGACAATCATTCCGCGTGGTCGAGCTTTGGGTGTGACTTTGTATCTGCCCGAAGAAGAACAGTTGACGATTTCGAAGGAATATCTTCAAGCGCGTATGGCCTGCGGTATGGGCGGAAGGGTTGCAGAATTGTTGATTTTCAACCACCTGACGACCGGAGCTTCTAATGATATCAAGCAAACGACTCGCATTGCCCATAACATGGTGTGCGTCTGGGGTATGAGCGATAAACTCGGTCCCTTGGATTTTGGAGATAATCAGGAGCAGGTCTTCCTCGGCAAAGAAATAGGGCATAATAAGAATTATGGCGAAGAGACTGCCAAGATGATTGATGCAGAAGTGCGTCGGTTTGTCGAAGAAGCTCATGAAACTGCCATGACTTTATTGACTGACAATCGGGACAAGCTGGAAGCTATAGCTCAAGCTCTGCTCGAACGTGAAACCATTTCCAGCAAAGAAATTGATCTGCTCATGGAAGGCAAGGACTTGCCACCCATGGAAAATAATACTGGGACGCCTTCCGGTGGCTCTCCGGCATCCTCAGGCGGAAACGGAGTGACCCACAGTGATTCTGCCAACGCTGGGTACAAACCGATGAGCGAAGAAAATACACCTGAGAACGATTCCTCTGAGGCTTCCTCCGGTGAAGATTTCATCCTTGATGAAGCGGATGACCCTTCGAAGCCAGGCGGAGATGGTAGTTCAAAAATTCAATAA
- the argH gene encoding argininosuccinate lyase: MAEKKLWGGRFAEGTAASMEAYSESVSFDWQLYAEDIRGSQAHARVLAKQGFLTEDEARQICDGLDTVKAEIEVGDFNWKTEMEDVHMNIESRLTEIIGPLGGKLHTARSRNDQVALDFRLYVTARLAVWQECLTSLVDVYVARAEEHGETLLPGCTHFQPAQPVSLAQHLLAYSQMFKRDYERVADCLKRVCVMPLGAAALAGTTHPVDPQAVADDLGVPLIFANSMDAVSDRDFALEAVFAGSLIMTHLSRMCEEIIIWANPNFGYVKLPDQYATGSSIMPQKKNPDACELMRGKTGRVVGSLMGLLVLLKGLPLTYNRDFQEDKEPFFDADKTVTASLDIMADMLGQLEFVPDKMLGTVERGFLNATELADYLAAKGMPFREAHHITGAAVAFAEGKGVGLEGLTLNELKQFSDEIEDDVFLVLDYKACVRRRTSPGGTGPQSVAKQITDLREWLQAVK; encoded by the coding sequence ATGGCAGAAAAAAAATTATGGGGTGGCCGGTTTGCCGAAGGCACCGCCGCCTCCATGGAAGCATATTCCGAATCAGTCTCATTTGATTGGCAGCTCTATGCCGAGGATATTCGAGGTTCTCAAGCCCATGCCCGCGTTTTGGCGAAGCAGGGTTTTTTGACCGAGGATGAAGCAAGGCAGATTTGTGATGGCCTTGATACGGTTAAGGCGGAAATTGAAGTCGGAGACTTCAATTGGAAGACCGAGATGGAAGATGTTCATATGAATATCGAGTCACGTCTGACGGAAATCATTGGTCCTCTTGGGGGCAAATTGCATACGGCCCGCAGCAGAAACGATCAAGTTGCCTTGGATTTTCGGTTGTATGTGACCGCGCGTCTTGCCGTGTGGCAGGAATGTCTGACGTCTCTGGTTGATGTATATGTGGCTCGTGCCGAAGAGCATGGGGAGACATTGCTTCCCGGATGCACGCATTTTCAGCCTGCACAGCCTGTGAGCCTGGCTCAGCATTTGCTAGCCTACTCGCAGATGTTCAAGCGCGACTATGAACGTGTTGCGGATTGCCTCAAGCGGGTTTGTGTTATGCCCTTGGGGGCTGCCGCTCTGGCTGGAACCACTCACCCAGTGGATCCTCAGGCCGTAGCCGATGATCTTGGAGTTCCATTGATTTTTGCTAACTCCATGGATGCTGTTTCCGACAGGGACTTCGCTCTTGAGGCTGTCTTTGCCGGGAGTCTTATCATGACGCATCTTTCCCGCATGTGTGAAGAGATCATCATTTGGGCCAATCCGAATTTTGGGTACGTGAAATTGCCGGATCAATATGCTACCGGCTCTTCAATCATGCCACAAAAGAAGAATCCGGATGCCTGTGAATTAATGCGTGGCAAGACCGGTCGAGTGGTCGGTTCCCTCATGGGGTTGCTTGTTTTGCTTAAAGGACTCCCTTTGACCTATAATCGTGATTTTCAGGAGGACAAGGAGCCGTTCTTCGATGCTGACAAGACCGTGACCGCGTCACTTGATATTATGGCCGACATGCTTGGCCAACTCGAATTTGTTCCGGATAAGATGCTTGGAACAGTGGAACGCGGCTTTCTGAATGCCACTGAATTGGCTGATTATCTAGCCGCCAAAGGAATGCCTTTTCGTGAGGCTCACCATATTACCGGTGCGGCCGTTGCTTTTGCCGAAGGTAAGGGAGTCGGACTTGAGGGACTGACCCTCAATGAACTGAAGCAATTTTCGGATGAAATAGAGGATGATGTTTTCCTGGTGTTGGATTATAAGGCCTGCGTCCGGCGTCGGACATCTCCGGGAGGTACCGGTCCACAATCTGTTGCCAAACAGATTACTGACCTTAGGGAATGGCTCCAGGCAGTCAAATAG